Proteins from a single region of Elgaria multicarinata webbii isolate HBS135686 ecotype San Diego chromosome 23, rElgMul1.1.pri, whole genome shotgun sequence:
- the HSD11B1L gene encoding hydroxysteroid 11-beta-dehydrogenase 1-like protein isoform X2, translated as MGARVLVTGASTGIGEEMAYHYARFGAQIVLTARREAVLQKVMEKCQELGAKKIFYFPADMASPEEAEKLVRFALEHLGGLDYVVLNHIGWTPYVMWAGDLDHTRWLMQVNFFSYVSIASAALPALTVSKGSLVVVSSLTGKIGTPFTTSYSATKFALDGFFTSLRHELIMQEKDVSVTLCILGLIDTESALNKTRDLVTMTAAPASEAALAIVKGGATRAMEIFYPWTVRVLYFIRDWFPEQRDMILRSKYNYKPPRD; from the exons ATGGGCGCCCGTGTTCTCGtgactggtgccagcactgggATTGGAGAAGAGATGGCCTATCATTATGCCAGATTCGGGGCTCAGATTGTCCTGACGGCCAGGAGGGAGGCAGTCCTGCAGAAA GTGATGGAGAAATGCCAGGAGCTGGGAGCAAAGAAAATCTTCTACTTCCCCGCTGACATGGCTTCTCCAGAGGAGGCTGAAAAGCTGGTCCGGTTTGCATTGGAACACCTTG GAGGCTTGGATTATGTGGTTCTTAACCATATCGGCTGGACCCCTTACGTGATGTGGGCTGGAGATTTGGACCACACACGCTGGCTCATGCAG gTAAATTTCTTTAGCTATGTTTCGATAGCATCAGCAGCCCTGCCTGCCTTGACGGTGAGCAAGGGATCCCTCGTCGTCGTCTCCTCCCTTACAG GGAAAATCGGGACGCCCTTCACAACCTCCTATTCCGCCACCAAGTTTGCCCTGGACGGCTTCTTTACTTCCTTGCGCCATGAGCTCATCATGCAGGAGAAGGACGTGAGCGTGACGCTCTGTATCCTGGGCCTCATTGACACGGAGTCGGCTTTGAACAAAACAAG GGACTTGGTGACCATGACGGCTGCTCCAGCATCCGAAGCTGCCTTGGCCATTGTGAAGGGTGGAGCAACCCGGGCCATGGAGATCTTCTACCCCTGGACAGTCAGAGTGCTGTATTTCATCCGAGATTGGTTCCCGGAACAAAGGGACATGATCCTACGCAGTAAATATAACTACAAACCTCCCAGGGACTAG
- the MICOS13 gene encoding MICOS complex subunit MIC13, whose product MAPRIFPVVKLLVKGGLAGGAIYLVYNQGLLSGGDQGAQALRKAQEALPPAVEEWAKYFGWQLPTIPKTEFSLCNSWNSGVRTVIGGLSVAPTRACEYTQHGWKYMKDLVK is encoded by the exons ATGGCGCCCCGGATCTTCCCTGTGGTCAA GTTGCTGGTCAAAGGAGGCTTGGCCGGAGGTGCCATTTACTTAGTTTACAACCAAGGCCTGCTAAGTGGGGGCGACCAGGGGGCCCAGGCCCTCCGGAAAGCGCAAGAAGCTCTCCCTCCGGCCGTGGAAGAATGGGCGAAATATTTCGGCTGGCAG CTTCCCACAATTCCCAAAACTGAATTCTCTCTCTGCAATTCCTGGAATTCAG GGGTCCGGACGGTCATAGGAGGTCTCTCTGTGGCCCCCACCAGGGCCTGTGAGTATACCCAGCATGGATGGAAGTACATGAAAGACCTCGTCAAATGA
- the HSD11B1L gene encoding hydroxysteroid 11-beta-dehydrogenase 1-like protein isoform X1 produces the protein MRFLHLLLGGLPVAIGLVAFMWRDTFDPESLMGARVLVTGASTGIGEEMAYHYARFGAQIVLTARREAVLQKVMEKCQELGAKKIFYFPADMASPEEAEKLVRFALEHLGGLDYVVLNHIGWTPYVMWAGDLDHTRWLMQVNFFSYVSIASAALPALTVSKGSLVVVSSLTGKIGTPFTTSYSATKFALDGFFTSLRHELIMQEKDVSVTLCILGLIDTESALNKTRDLVTMTAAPASEAALAIVKGGATRAMEIFYPWTVRVLYFIRDWFPEQRDMILRSKYNYKPPRD, from the exons ATGAGATTCCTGCATTTGTTGCTGGGCGGACTCCCCGTCGCCATTGGTTTGGTGGCTTTCATGTGGAGAGATACCTTCGACCCAG AAAGTCTCATGGGCGCCCGTGTTCTCGtgactggtgccagcactgggATTGGAGAAGAGATGGCCTATCATTATGCCAGATTCGGGGCTCAGATTGTCCTGACGGCCAGGAGGGAGGCAGTCCTGCAGAAA GTGATGGAGAAATGCCAGGAGCTGGGAGCAAAGAAAATCTTCTACTTCCCCGCTGACATGGCTTCTCCAGAGGAGGCTGAAAAGCTGGTCCGGTTTGCATTGGAACACCTTG GAGGCTTGGATTATGTGGTTCTTAACCATATCGGCTGGACCCCTTACGTGATGTGGGCTGGAGATTTGGACCACACACGCTGGCTCATGCAG gTAAATTTCTTTAGCTATGTTTCGATAGCATCAGCAGCCCTGCCTGCCTTGACGGTGAGCAAGGGATCCCTCGTCGTCGTCTCCTCCCTTACAG GGAAAATCGGGACGCCCTTCACAACCTCCTATTCCGCCACCAAGTTTGCCCTGGACGGCTTCTTTACTTCCTTGCGCCATGAGCTCATCATGCAGGAGAAGGACGTGAGCGTGACGCTCTGTATCCTGGGCCTCATTGACACGGAGTCGGCTTTGAACAAAACAAG GGACTTGGTGACCATGACGGCTGCTCCAGCATCCGAAGCTGCCTTGGCCATTGTGAAGGGTGGAGCAACCCGGGCCATGGAGATCTTCTACCCCTGGACAGTCAGAGTGCTGTATTTCATCCGAGATTGGTTCCCGGAACAAAGGGACATGATCCTACGCAGTAAATATAACTACAAACCTCCCAGGGACTAG